Proteins encoded in a region of the Deltaproteobacteria bacterium genome:
- a CDS encoding ferredoxin, translating to MGRRVSIDEEECIGCGTCEEICPEVFKLNEETEKAEVIEPEEGPEDLIEEAIEACPVECIHWEE from the coding sequence ATGGGTCGTAGGGTTTCCATAGATGAGGAGGAATGTATTGGGTGTGGTACTTGCGAAGAGATATGCCCAGAAGTCTTTAAGCTCAATGAAGAAACGGAGAAGGCAGAGGTCATTGAGCCGGAAGAAGGCCCTGAAGACCTTATCGAAGAGGCAATAGAGGCATGCCCGGTTGAATGTATCCATTGGGAGGAGTGA
- a CDS encoding cytochrome C gives MAKKTLWICALCLVAWIFLGTHIALAKPSKCEKCHAKISPKLVKDFNRGKMAETMTCTACHGSAHKSANDVKKAQLPTIKTCQECHPEQAEQYLSGKHALGLIALQAMPYTHMQPKAFIEGQKGCGGCHTLGLTNEKARESKGRRYYRYGMDCQNCHTRHAFSKAEASEPEACMTCHMGFDHAQWEMWSGAKHGVIYLMNRAIDPKNRDRAPKCQTCHMPNGDHRVFSAWGFLAVRLPEDDAEWMGYRVTILKGLGVLDPEGKPTPRLDVVKAGKVARLIKDKFQVERKRFTDVCKQCHTPNFVNENMKNADLMVKEADKLFAEAIETVAGLYKDGIIKKRPDYPPYPDLLTFYDVNTKIEEILYEMFMDHRMKTFQGAFHINYDYSTWYGFAKMKKDLVEIRELAEKMRTETKK, from the coding sequence ATGGCCAAAAAGACTTTATGGATATGTGCTCTATGCCTTGTAGCCTGGATATTTTTGGGGACACATATTGCGCTGGCAAAGCCATCAAAGTGTGAAAAGTGTCATGCAAAGATATCCCCAAAATTGGTAAAGGACTTCAATCGGGGCAAGATGGCCGAGACCATGACCTGTACGGCATGTCACGGCAGCGCACATAAAAGTGCCAATGACGTGAAAAAGGCGCAACTACCTACCATTAAGACCTGCCAGGAATGCCATCCTGAACAGGCTGAACAATACCTTTCAGGGAAACATGCCTTGGGGTTAATCGCCCTTCAAGCCATGCCCTATACCCACATGCAACCAAAGGCCTTTATCGAGGGCCAAAAGGGGTGCGGGGGTTGCCACACCTTAGGCTTGACGAACGAAAAAGCGAGGGAGAGCAAGGGTCGAAGATACTACCGTTACGGGATGGACTGCCAGAACTGCCATACTCGCCATGCCTTCTCTAAGGCCGAGGCCTCTGAGCCGGAGGCCTGTATGACCTGCCACATGGGCTTTGACCATGCCCAGTGGGAGATGTGGTCCGGTGCCAAACACGGGGTTATCTATTTGATGAACCGGGCCATTGATCCAAAAAATAGGGACCGAGCGCCTAAATGTCAAACCTGCCATATGCCCAATGGGGATCACCGGGTGTTTTCAGCATGGGGGTTCCTTGCCGTTCGACTCCCGGAGGATGACGCCGAATGGATGGGCTATCGTGTCACTATACTCAAGGGATTGGGTGTCTTGGATCCAGAGGGAAAGCCCACTCCCCGCCTGGATGTGGTCAAAGCCGGAAAGGTAGCACGATTGATCAAGGATAAATTCCAGGTTGAAAGGAAGCGCTTTACTGATGTCTGTAAGCAGTGTCATACCCCCAACTTTGTCAACGAGAATATGAAAAATGCCGACCTTATGGTAAAAGAAGCCGACAAGCTCTTTGCCGAGGCGATTGAAACCGTAGCTGGCCTCTATAAAGATGGAATCATCAAGAAGCGGCCTGATTATCCCCCCTATCCGGATCTTTTGACATTCTATGATGTGAATACCAAAATAGAAGAAATCCTCTATGAGATGTTTATGGATCATCGGATGAAGACCTTCCAGGGGGCCTTCCATATTAATTATGACTATTCCACCTGGTATGGATTTGCCAAGATGAAAAAGGATTTGGTAGAGATAAGGGAACTGGCAGAAAAGATGAGGACCGAAACTAAAAAATAG
- a CDS encoding desulfoferrodoxin, producing MTKRLQVYKCEICGNIVEVLHEGKGELVCCGQPMKLFKENTVDAALEKHVPLVEKTPSSVKVKVGSVAHPMEEKHYIEWIEVIADGKAYRQFLKPGEAPEAIFDITAEKIEVREYCNLHGLWKA from the coding sequence ATGACAAAGAGATTACAGGTTTACAAATGTGAAATCTGCGGGAACATCGTGGAGGTTCTCCATGAGGGCAAAGGGGAGCTAGTGTGCTGCGGGCAGCCCATGAAGCTCTTTAAGGAAAATACTGTGGACGCCGCCCTGGAGAAGCATGTGCCGCTGGTGGAAAAGACTCCAAGCAGCGTTAAGGTGAAGGTAGGAAGCGTTGCCCACCCCATGGAGGAAAAGCACTACATCGAATGGATCGAGGTGATCGCCGATGGAAAGGCCTACCGCCAGTTCCTGAAGCCAGGGGAGGCACCAGAAGCCATATTCGACATCACAGCAGAGAAGATCGAAGTCCGTGAGTACTGCAACCTGCACGGATTGTGGAAGGCTTAA
- the hcp gene encoding hydroxylamine reductase produces the protein MFCYQCSQTARGTGCTVKGVCGKEPTVARLQDNLLIATKGMAAYLYHARELGYTDTEIDAFLERVFYSTFTNVNFDVEDLIRLAIEGGEMNVRTMRLLKKAHIETYGEPEPTEVQTGTAKGRSIIATGHGLKALEELLKQTEGTGINVYTHSELLPAHGYPGLKKYKHLVGNLGISWRDQRNLFSRYPVAILGTSNCVLIPREEYRDRMFTTGPARLPGGQHIAGYDYIPVIKKAKSLPELEEKPGDVVLPTGFSKSVVLSLRDKIKQLVEAGKIRRFFLVGGCDSPLKKMGYYTEFVRGLPQDTVVLTLGCGKFRINDLDLGEVEGIPRLIDLGQCNDSIVAIDIATALAEVFDVGINELPLTIVLSWMEQKAVAILWSLFALGIKGIYLGPIVPAWVNDDILKVLKEEYDLRLIGNPEEDIKQILKQ, from the coding sequence CTGCAAGAGGGACAGGTTGCACTGTAAAAGGTGTGTGTGGGAAGGAACCCACGGTCGCCCGTTTGCAAGACAACCTGTTAATTGCTACGAAAGGGATGGCAGCCTATCTCTACCATGCGAGGGAGCTGGGATATACTGATACCGAGATAGATGCATTTTTGGAGCGAGTCTTTTACTCTACCTTCACCAACGTCAACTTTGACGTCGAAGATCTCATTAGGCTGGCCATTGAGGGCGGCGAGATGAATGTGAGGACAATGAGGCTTCTCAAAAAGGCCCACATTGAAACTTATGGAGAGCCGGAGCCCACTGAGGTACAAACTGGGACGGCCAAGGGGCGTAGTATCATTGCCACCGGACACGGCCTGAAAGCACTTGAAGAATTGCTCAAACAAACAGAAGGAACTGGGATAAATGTCTATACCCATTCAGAACTTTTGCCCGCACATGGATATCCGGGTCTAAAAAAGTACAAGCATCTGGTTGGTAATCTGGGGATATCGTGGAGAGATCAGAGAAATTTATTTTCTAGGTATCCAGTGGCAATCCTTGGAACCTCAAATTGCGTCCTAATACCCAGGGAGGAGTATAGAGACAGAATGTTTACCACCGGACCTGCGCGCCTACCTGGTGGGCAACATATTGCTGGATACGACTACATTCCAGTGATAAAGAAAGCGAAATCGTTGCCGGAACTCGAGGAGAAGCCTGGCGATGTTGTACTTCCTACAGGGTTTTCCAAATCCGTAGTTCTGTCCCTAAGAGACAAGATCAAGCAACTGGTGGAAGCAGGTAAAATCCGCCGCTTCTTCCTTGTTGGGGGCTGTGATTCACCGCTCAAGAAAATGGGGTATTATACTGAGTTTGTACGAGGATTGCCACAAGATACAGTTGTCTTAACTCTTGGCTGTGGTAAGTTCAGGATCAACGACCTGGATCTTGGTGAAGTTGAAGGTATCCCAAGACTGATTGATCTGGGACAATGCAACGACTCGATTGTTGCCATTGACATAGCCACTGCTCTTGCAGAGGTATTTGACGTAGGAATCAATGAACTTCCCTTGACAATAGTCTTGAGCTGGATGGAGCAAAAAGCTGTTGCTATCCTTTGGAGTCTGTTTGCACTTGGGATCAAGGGTATATATCTGGGTCCCATCGTCCCTGCCTGGGTGAATGACGACATTCTGAAGGTTTTAAAGGAAGAATATGATTTAAGACTTATCGGGAACCCGGAAGAAGATATAAAGCAGATATTAAAACAATAA